One genomic segment of Erysipelotrichaceae bacterium 66202529 includes these proteins:
- a CDS encoding phage tail tape measure protein, with translation MAANRIKGITVEIGGDTTKLQTALKGVNSEIKNTQAQLKDVDKLLKLDPGNTELLAQKHKLLGDAVAETKTKLETLKTAAEQANTALANGDISQEQYDALQREILETEQDLKKLEEQANQSATAVQKIAATGEKLKTVGNNVSSAGEKLLPVTAAIAGLGTAAVTTAANFESSMSQVQATMGITKDSMSTVDGQSVNTMDTLGKLAKKMGSETAFSASECAEALNYLALAGYDTQEMCDTLPTVLNLAAAAMESLGVQVYDSQGNMRSMNDILGDLNTSMDGMTSAEKSNIISNIFNKTDLSSVNALLANTGSTWNDLQKSIVDSGGAAQQMADTQLDNLQGQLTILKSALEGLAISFGELLMPAIKLIVGWIQKFVDWLNGMDEGTKKVVVTVALLAAALGPVLIVVGKVISAVGTIMTIVPKIAGVINVVKGAFAALNATMLANPIILIIAAIAALVAAFIYLWNTNEDFRQFWIDLWNNIKEIAVAVWNALKEFFAAAWQAIVDVATTIWNGLATFFTGLWEGIKTVFTTVVTAISTFLATAWTAIQTTVTTVFTAIQTFITTIITAIQTFLTTAWNTIKTVIITVLTAIQTVFTTIWNAIKTVITTVVNGIKTTITSVWNSIKSTVISVVNGIKTAVSSAFSAMWNGIKSTITGIYNTIKTGFDNAVNFIKNLASSAFSWGSDIINGIVNGIKSCIGKVKDAVGNVANTIKSFLHFSVPDEGPLTDYESWMPDFIGGLAKGIEGSRGMIEKAVSGIASDMVINPKIGTTDISALTAGGTPSIADTASGLVAAIKDTVSGLSGQNRDIVIPVYLGGTLLDEVIVNAQQRTNLRSGGR, from the coding sequence GTGGCCGCAAATAGAATCAAAGGTATCACTGTTGAAATCGGCGGCGATACCACCAAACTCCAGACTGCCCTAAAGGGTGTTAATTCAGAAATCAAAAATACGCAGGCACAGCTTAAGGATGTAGACAAGCTCCTAAAACTTGACCCCGGTAACACAGAACTGCTGGCCCAAAAGCATAAGCTCCTCGGTGATGCCGTTGCGGAAACCAAGACGAAGCTGGAAACTTTAAAAACGGCTGCTGAACAGGCAAACACGGCTCTTGCAAATGGCGACATTTCGCAGGAACAATATGATGCCCTTCAGCGTGAAATCTTAGAGACAGAGCAAGACCTGAAAAAGCTGGAGGAACAGGCCAATCAATCAGCCACCGCTGTTCAGAAAATTGCTGCCACCGGTGAAAAGCTAAAAACCGTAGGTAACAATGTCTCCTCAGCTGGAGAAAAGTTGCTGCCCGTCACTGCCGCAATTGCCGGGCTTGGAACGGCAGCCGTAACCACTGCTGCAAACTTCGAGTCCTCCATGTCGCAGGTACAGGCCACGATGGGCATTACAAAGGATTCCATGTCCACCGTTGATGGCCAATCCGTCAACACAATGGATACGCTCGGAAAGCTCGCCAAGAAAATGGGCTCCGAGACTGCCTTCTCTGCCAGCGAATGTGCCGAGGCTCTGAACTATTTGGCCCTCGCCGGTTATGATACGCAGGAAATGTGCGATACACTCCCGACCGTACTGAACTTGGCCGCTGCCGCAATGGAGTCTCTTGGCGTACAGGTTTACGATTCGCAGGGTAATATGCGTAGCATGAATGACATCCTCGGTGATTTGAACACCAGCATGGATGGAATGACTTCTGCTGAGAAGAGTAACATCATCAGCAATATCTTCAATAAAACTGACCTATCTTCCGTAAACGCACTGCTTGCGAACACAGGCAGCACCTGGAATGATCTGCAAAAATCCATCGTAGATAGCGGTGGCGCTGCTCAGCAGATGGCCGACACGCAGCTTGATAACCTACAGGGCCAGCTGACAATTTTGAAATCCGCACTGGAAGGTCTCGCCATTTCCTTTGGTGAACTCCTAATGCCTGCCATCAAACTGATTGTAGGCTGGATTCAGAAATTTGTGGACTGGCTCAATGGCATGGATGAAGGTACAAAAAAGGTAGTCGTTACAGTGGCACTACTCGCCGCTGCACTCGGCCCGGTATTGATTGTTGTCGGCAAGGTCATCTCGGCCGTTGGTACAATTATGACGATTGTTCCCAAAATCGCCGGTGTTATCAACGTGGTTAAGGGAGCCTTTGCTGCGCTGAATGCCACAATGCTGGCAAACCCCATCATACTGATTATCGCAGCGATTGCTGCTTTGGTAGCGGCCTTCATTTATCTCTGGAACACCAATGAGGACTTCCGTCAATTCTGGATTGACCTCTGGAACAACATCAAGGAGATTGCTGTTGCTGTATGGAATGCACTGAAGGAGTTCTTCGCAGCGGCATGGCAGGCAATCGTAGACGTTGCCACAACCATCTGGAATGGACTGGCGACCTTTTTCACTGGTCTGTGGGAAGGCATAAAAACGGTATTTACGACAGTGGTCACCGCTATTAGTACCTTCCTCGCCACCGCCTGGACTGCAATACAAACGACCGTTACCACTGTCTTTACTGCCATCCAGACCTTTATCACAACAATAATTACAGCGATTCAGACCTTCCTTACCACCGCTTGGAATACCATAAAAACTGTAATTATCACTGTGCTCACTGCGATTCAGACGGTTTTCACAACTATCTGGAATGCAATCAAAACTGTGATTACTACGGTGGTTAACGGCATCAAGACCACTATCACCTCCGTTTGGAACAGTATCAAAAGCACGGTCATCTCTGTGGTAAATGGAATAAAGACCGCTGTGTCCTCGGCCTTCAGTGCTATGTGGAACGGCATAAAATCGACGATTACCGGTATTTACAACACCATTAAAACCGGCTTTGACAATGCTGTAAACTTCATCAAAAATCTGGCCTCCTCAGCCTTTTCCTGGGGCTCCGATATTATCAATGGTATCGTCAACGGCATCAAAAGCTGCATCGGCAAGGTTAAGGATGCGGTCGGAAATGTAGCCAATACGATTAAATCCTTCCTACACTTCTCTGTGCCAGACGAAGGGCCTTTGACGGATTATGAGAGCTGGATGCCGGACTTCATTGGTGGACTGGCAAAGGGCATCGAAGGCAGTCGAGGTATGATTGAAAAGGCCGTCTCTGGGATTGCCTCAGATATGGTTATCAATCCTAAGATTGGCACAACGGACATCTCTGCTCTGACCGCTGGTGGAACTCCCTCCATAGCAGATACAGCTTCCGGACTTGTGGCTGCCATCAAGGATACAGTCAGTGGTCTTTCGGGCCAGAACAGAGATATTGTTATCCCTGTTTATCTTGGCGGAACCTTGCTGGATGAGGTCATCGTCAATGCACAGCAAAGAACAAATTTACGAAGTGGAGGTAGATAA
- a CDS encoding phage tail protein — protein MADKNNKVKYNLKNAHYALITIAEDGTFSFATPVAMPGSVSISLDANGEPENFYADGIAYYVINNNMGYEGDLELAMIPESFRTDVLKEELDSKGVLIENSEVELASFALLFEFDGDQKHIRHIMYNCSASRPGIEGKTNEDSKEVQTETLTIKATPLSNGMVKAKTGDTTDATVYGNWYKAVYIPTAATDTATTEGEG, from the coding sequence ATGGCTGATAAAAACAATAAGGTGAAATACAACCTTAAAAATGCGCACTATGCGCTCATTACCATTGCAGAGGACGGCACCTTCTCTTTTGCCACTCCTGTTGCAATGCCCGGCTCCGTATCCATCTCCTTGGATGCCAATGGTGAGCCGGAAAACTTCTACGCTGATGGCATCGCCTATTATGTCATCAATAACAATATGGGCTACGAGGGCGACCTTGAGCTTGCGATGATTCCTGAATCCTTCCGTACCGACGTGCTGAAGGAGGAACTGGACAGCAAGGGTGTTCTGATTGAAAACTCCGAGGTGGAGCTTGCATCCTTTGCACTTCTCTTTGAGTTTGATGGCGACCAGAAGCATATCCGTCACATCATGTATAACTGCTCTGCCTCCCGTCCTGGTATCGAAGGTAAGACCAATGAGGACAGCAAGGAAGTACAGACGGAAACCTTGACCATCAAAGCTACGCCGCTTTCTAATGGCATGGTTAAGGCAAAGACCGGTGACACCACTGACGCTACTGTCTACGGGAATTGGTACAAAGCCGTGTATATCCCGACTGCTGCTACTGACACCGCAACTACGGAAGGAGAAGGTTAA
- a CDS encoding HK97 gp10 family phage protein has product MANSIRIDHLASEVMKGLTEYADLATDDMKKAVKKAGTTVRKEIEANAPKNKGTYAKSWSVKNTRETSNALEVTVYSKNRYQLAHLLEFGHAKRGGGRVAGKAHIAPAEEIGVKQLEKEIERSLQDG; this is encoded by the coding sequence ATGGCAAATAGCATCCGCATCGACCATCTGGCTTCCGAGGTGATGAAGGGCCTGACAGAATATGCCGACCTTGCTACCGACGATATGAAAAAGGCTGTAAAAAAAGCCGGTACCACTGTTCGTAAGGAAATCGAAGCCAACGCTCCGAAGAACAAGGGCACCTATGCCAAGAGCTGGTCTGTAAAAAACACAAGGGAAACCTCCAATGCGCTGGAAGTGACCGTCTATTCCAAAAATCGCTATCAGTTAGCGCATCTTCTGGAATTCGGTCATGCCAAGCGTGGCGGTGGCCGTGTGGCCGGAAAGGCGCATATCGCTCCTGCAGAGGAAATTGGTGTAAAGCAACTGGAAAAAGAAATCGAAAGGAGCCTGCAAGATGGATGA
- a CDS encoding phage head closure protein: MNIELLNVRIKLLQNAVIVDEIGNHKNGWQEYYSCYATVSAEGGKEETAAAQTVEADTIDFTLRYCRKTAALTSTGFRVEFAGEPYDITAVDHMNFKRKCIKLRCQKVRR; encoded by the coding sequence ATGAACATTGAACTTTTGAATGTCCGCATCAAGCTCCTGCAAAACGCTGTGATAGTGGATGAAATCGGGAATCACAAAAATGGCTGGCAAGAATACTACTCCTGCTATGCAACGGTCAGCGCTGAGGGTGGCAAGGAAGAAACTGCTGCGGCCCAGACTGTGGAGGCCGATACGATTGACTTTACGCTCCGCTATTGCAGGAAAACTGCTGCTCTCACTTCTACCGGTTTTCGTGTGGAATTCGCCGGTGAGCCCTATGACATTACCGCCGTTGACCACATGAATTTCAAGCGCAAGTGTATCAAGCTCCGCTGCCAGAAAGTGAGGCGATGA
- a CDS encoding phage gp6-like head-tail connector protein, with product MLVTLAEMKQYLRVDYEDDDELLETLLNSAEKLCMDILRTEDSATLEAVENAKTAIMYTVAYLYEHREEADHHALTLTLRSLLFGSRQEGF from the coding sequence ATGCTTGTAACACTTGCTGAAATGAAACAATACCTGCGTGTGGATTACGAGGATGACGATGAACTTTTGGAAACGCTGCTAAACAGTGCTGAAAAGCTCTGCATGGATATTCTTCGCACAGAGGATTCCGCAACGCTGGAAGCCGTAGAAAACGCCAAGACCGCCATCATGTATACGGTCGCTTATCTTTACGAGCATCGTGAGGAAGCCGACCATCATGCGCTGACGCTGACCCTGCGTTCACTCCTCTTCGGCAGCAGACAGGAGGGCTTTTGA
- a CDS encoding phage major capsid protein: MTILELREKRNTAWNAAKAFLDSHRTEKGTLTAEDDATYCKMEQEISDLGKEISRLERQEQLEAELSKPVNTPLTSKPATGKQPEIKTGRASDEYKAGMLKALRSNFKQVSNILQEGVDADGGYLVPEEYDHRLIQALTEGNIMRQLAHTITTSGEHKINIAATKPAAAWIEEGGALQFSDATFSQILLDAHKLHVAIKVTEELLYDNAFNLESYIIEQFGKALSNAEEDSFLNGTGTGQPLGLFAETGGGQVAETLTAALKADDLFNLVYALKRPYRKNASFIMNDRTIATIRKFKDNNGAYIWQPSYQAGEPDKVLGYAVHTSEFAPENAIAFGDYSYYNIGDRGTRSFKQLTELFAGNGLIGYVAKERVDGKLILPEAVQILKLADTK; the protein is encoded by the coding sequence ATGACTATTTTAGAACTGCGTGAAAAGCGCAACACTGCATGGAATGCTGCAAAGGCATTTCTCGATTCCCACCGTACCGAAAAAGGCACCTTGACTGCCGAGGATGATGCTACCTACTGCAAAATGGAGCAGGAAATCTCTGATCTCGGCAAAGAAATCAGTCGTTTGGAGCGTCAGGAGCAGCTGGAGGCAGAGCTTTCTAAGCCTGTAAACACTCCTCTTACTTCCAAGCCTGCTACCGGCAAGCAGCCTGAAATCAAAACCGGCCGTGCCTCTGATGAGTACAAAGCCGGTATGCTGAAGGCACTCCGCTCTAACTTCAAGCAGGTGTCCAACATTCTGCAGGAGGGCGTGGATGCTGATGGCGGTTATCTCGTTCCTGAGGAGTACGACCACCGCTTGATTCAGGCGCTTACTGAAGGCAACATCATGCGTCAGCTGGCCCACACCATCACTACCAGCGGTGAACACAAAATCAATATTGCTGCAACAAAGCCTGCCGCTGCCTGGATTGAGGAAGGTGGAGCGCTTCAGTTTTCCGATGCAACCTTCTCTCAGATTTTGCTGGATGCTCACAAGCTCCATGTCGCTATCAAGGTGACCGAGGAATTGCTCTATGACAATGCCTTCAATCTGGAGAGCTACATCATCGAGCAGTTTGGTAAGGCACTGTCTAATGCCGAGGAGGATTCCTTCCTCAATGGTACTGGTACCGGTCAGCCTCTTGGCCTCTTTGCTGAAACCGGCGGTGGTCAGGTAGCAGAAACTCTTACGGCTGCTTTGAAGGCAGATGACCTGTTCAATCTCGTTTATGCTTTGAAGCGCCCTTACCGTAAAAATGCGTCCTTCATCATGAATGACCGCACCATTGCTACTATCCGCAAATTTAAGGATAACAATGGTGCCTACATCTGGCAGCCTTCTTATCAGGCCGGTGAGCCGGACAAGGTGCTGGGCTATGCAGTTCACACCTCTGAGTTTGCACCTGAGAACGCCATCGCCTTTGGTGATTACAGCTACTACAATATTGGCGACCGTGGTACTCGTTCCTTCAAACAGCTCACTGAGCTTTTTGCTGGTAACGGCCTGATTGGTTATGTGGCCAAGGAGCGTGTGGATGGTAAGCTCATCCTCCCTGAGGCAGTTCAGATTTTGAAGCTCGCTGACACAAAATAA
- a CDS encoding Clp protease ClpP, protein MKKFWKWKNQTATNQEAQEEMLERTLFLNGTIAEDSWFDDDVTPKLFKDELLSGSGNITVWINSPGGDCVAAAQIYNMLMDYKGNVTVKIDGIAASAASVIAMAGTKVLVSPVSMLMIHNPATVAFGDSAEMQKAIAMLDEVKESIINAYEIKTGMSRAKLSHLMDAETWMDAHTAVDMGFADEILMRPSDTPIENKADGPMLFSRAAVTNSLLDKLAAKCRIQPKPVETERSVNTLMERLDLIKQYI, encoded by the coding sequence ATGAAGAAATTCTGGAAGTGGAAGAATCAGACAGCGACAAATCAGGAGGCTCAGGAGGAAATGCTGGAGAGGACGCTGTTCCTAAACGGCACCATCGCCGAGGACAGCTGGTTTGACGATGATGTCACACCAAAGCTCTTCAAAGATGAGCTGCTTTCTGGCAGCGGTAACATCACCGTCTGGATTAACTCTCCGGGCGGCGACTGCGTAGCTGCAGCACAGATTTACAACATGCTGATGGACTACAAGGGCAACGTTACGGTAAAGATTGATGGCATTGCTGCTTCGGCAGCTTCGGTCATTGCAATGGCAGGTACAAAGGTATTGGTCTCTCCGGTATCTATGCTGATGATTCATAATCCGGCCACTGTAGCCTTTGGCGATTCCGCAGAAATGCAAAAGGCCATCGCTATGCTGGACGAGGTAAAGGAAAGCATCATCAACGCTTACGAAATCAAAACCGGTATGAGCCGTGCAAAGCTCTCCCATCTCATGGATGCGGAGACCTGGATGGATGCACATACGGCTGTGGATATGGGCTTTGCCGATGAAATCCTGATGCGTCCAAGTGACACGCCTATTGAGAATAAGGCCGATGGCCCGATGCTCTTTTCCCGTGCTGCTGTTACAAATTCCTTGCTGGATAAGCTAGCCGCAAAATGTCGTATCCAGCCGAAGCCCGTCGAAACCGAGCGTTCCGTTAATACTCTTATGGAGCGCCTTGACCTTATCAAACAATACATTTAG
- a CDS encoding phage portal protein, whose product MSIISGLFRSRDKPTNSTSGSAYRFFFGGSTSGKPVNERSALQMTAVYACVRILSEAIAGLPLHLYKYREDSSKEKALEHSLYRLLHDAPNPEMTSFVFRETLMTHLLLWGNAYAQIIRNGKGEVIALYPLMPNRVTVDRDDKGKLYYQYQMQDSDAPTMKVGTVTLKATDVLHIPGLGFDGLVGYSPIAMAKNAIGMAIACEEYGAKFFANGATPGGILEHPGTVKDPAKVRESWNSAFGGSSNANKVAVLEEGMKYTPISISPNEAQFLETRKFQIDEIARIFRVPPHMVGDLENSSFSNIEQQSLEFVKYTLEPWIVRWEQSINRALLSESEKAAYFVKFNVDGLLRGDYQSRMNGYATARQNGWMSANDIRELENLDRIPTEQGGDLYLINGNMTKLEDAGIFAATTAAGKEEDDHEEILEVEESDSDKSGGSGGNAGEDAVPKRHHRRGQLV is encoded by the coding sequence TACCGATTTTTCTTTGGCGGTTCCACCTCTGGCAAGCCTGTCAATGAACGCTCGGCGCTGCAGATGACTGCGGTCTACGCCTGTGTGCGTATTCTGTCAGAAGCCATCGCCGGGCTGCCGCTACACCTTTATAAATATCGTGAGGATAGCAGCAAGGAAAAAGCTCTGGAGCATTCCTTATATCGGCTCCTGCACGACGCACCAAATCCAGAGATGACCTCCTTTGTGTTTCGAGAAACTCTGATGACGCACCTACTCCTATGGGGTAATGCTTATGCGCAGATAATTCGTAACGGCAAGGGCGAGGTTATTGCACTGTATCCGCTGATGCCAAATCGAGTGACCGTTGACCGGGATGACAAAGGCAAGCTCTACTATCAATACCAGATGCAGGATTCGGATGCGCCTACCATGAAGGTCGGCACGGTCACACTAAAGGCCACCGATGTGCTGCATATTCCGGGTCTCGGCTTTGATGGACTTGTAGGCTATTCTCCCATTGCGATGGCAAAAAATGCTATCGGCATGGCAATTGCCTGTGAGGAATATGGTGCAAAATTCTTTGCAAATGGTGCGACACCCGGCGGTATCTTGGAACATCCCGGTACGGTGAAAGACCCAGCAAAGGTTAGAGAAAGCTGGAACAGCGCCTTCGGAGGAAGCTCCAATGCAAACAAAGTAGCTGTGTTAGAGGAAGGCATGAAATACACGCCTATCTCCATTTCACCAAATGAAGCACAGTTCTTAGAAACCCGAAAATTTCAGATTGATGAAATAGCTCGAATTTTCCGAGTGCCGCCTCACATGGTCGGTGATTTGGAGAATTCGAGCTTTTCTAATATTGAGCAGCAGTCCTTGGAATTCGTGAAGTACACCCTTGAGCCTTGGATAGTCCGTTGGGAGCAATCCATCAACCGTGCACTTCTCTCCGAATCCGAGAAAGCTGCTTATTTTGTAAAGTTCAATGTGGACGGCCTCCTCCGTGGTGATTACCAAAGCCGCATGAATGGCTATGCAACAGCCAGACAGAACGGCTGGATGAGCGCCAACGACATCCGTGAACTTGAAAATCTCGACCGCATCCCCACCGAGCAAGGTGGTGACCTATATCTCATCAACGGCAACATGACCAAGCTGGAGGATGCCGGTATATTCGCAGCGACCACTGCTGCAGGAAAGGAGGAAGATGACCATGAAGAAATTCTGGAAGTGGAAGAATCAGACAGCGACAAATCAGGAGGCTCAGGAGGAAATGCTGGAGAGGACGCTGTTCCTAAACGGCACCATCGCCGAGGACAGCTGGTTTGA